The DNA region CACCCCGACCAAGCCGGGCCGCGTCGCGCCGGGCCCGGACCTCGTGCGCCACGCCGCGGGAACCGTCGTGGGGCCGGCCGGGAAGCCGTGGTTCGCCATCGGGGGGATCGATGCGACGAACCTGGCCGAGGTACTGGCCGCGGGCGCCACCCGCGTGGTGGTGGTCCGCGCCGTCACCGGGGCGACCGATCCCACGGCCGCGGCCCGCGAACTCCGCGCCGCACTGGCCTAGAACGCCGCGCTGGCCTGGAACGCTCAGCTGGCCTAGAGCGCGGCCTCCGCCCGGACAGCGGCACCGCGCGACGGCAGGCCCTCCCCGGTCAGCTCCTTGCTCAGCGTCCTGCGCAACACCTGTCGGGGCTTACGCTCGAGCGAATCGCCGTCTCGCCGTCGTCGTCGTCCCCATGAGTCCGGCGCCAGGCCGGGCACCAGGGTGAGGACCTTGCCCAGCCCGAGCGCGGGCCACTCGACGGTGGCGTGGTCGACCTGCACCGAGGCGCGGCGGCCGCGCAGGACGAGGGTCATCACGCCGTTGTCGAACCAGAGGCCGTCGGTGACGCGCCACCGCACCTCGGGCTCGCGCACCCCCACCGCCCGGGACAGTCGACGCGTGAGCGCGGGCACCGGCTCGCGGACCGACAGGCGGTTCACCGCCCGGATCGTCTTCTGTAGAGGGTTCCTGAAGGGCGACATCACCAACTGGTGGACCCGGGTGGGCGAGTCCGCAACCCGCCCGGCGGTGAGGTCCACCTCCTCCAGATAGGAACAGTGCACGTCGCCGCCCAGCAGGAGGATCGAGGCGGGGGCGGGCCGGTGATCACCCGCGGCCACCTCCGTGAGCAGGCCGACCAGGTCGTCGAAGCTGTTCCGGAACGCCGCCCAGTGTTCGAGGTCCACGGCGAGCCGGATCCGCTCCCCGACCCGGGCGGTGAGCCGGGAGCCCGGGCGGCCGCGGGCCACGGCCTCGTTCCAACCCTCGACGTTGTGCAGCGCGGGCAGCATGAACGCCGGCAACGACGACCCGATCACCAGGTGGTCCACCTCCGCATCCGGGTCCAGGCACGCGTCGCGGGTCCACTCCCACTCGCCGGCGTCCATGACCCGTCGGTCCTGCGGATCCAGGTGCCGCGAGGCGCGCACGTCGAGCATCACCACGCGCACCCGACCGAAGTCGCGCTTGAAGCTCCACTGCACGGCGCCGCGTTCGGAGTCGGCGGACTGGGCGAAGTGGTCGAGCAGCGTCTCCCGCTCGGCATCCGAGCCCGCCGAGCGCAGCGACTGGTACATCTCGTTCGCCTCCAGCTCGTCCGGCGCGAGGTTGCCCAGATGCTGGTAGACGAAGTAGCTGCCGAACGCGCCGATCACCCGGTCCCGCCACCACGGCTGGGCCGTCATCTCACAGCGCCACGCGTGCGAGGAGTTCCAGTCGTCGCGCAGGTCGTGGTCGTCGAGGATCATGCAGCTCGGCACGGTCGACAGCAGCCAGCGCACGTCCGCATCGCGCCACGACTCGTGGTACAGCCAGGAGTACTCCTCGAAGTCGCAGATCTCGTCCGAGACGTCGCGGTCGCCGCCGGCCCCCGCGGAATCGCGCACCGACTGCGGTCCCCCGCCCGCGCGCCGGCGCTCGGCCAACCGCTCGGAGATCTCCCTGCTGGGGATGTCGGCGTACACCTGGTCGCCGAGCAGGAGCATCGCGTCCGGCCACTCGTCGTGCGGCGTGTGCGCCATGCGGTGCGAAAGCGCCACCAGCGCGTCGGCGCCGATCTCGCGGAGCGCCACCGGGGTCTGACTCTCACCGCGCCGACACGAGCCGAACGCCAACCGCACCGTGTCGTCCGCGCGGGGCGTGCGGATCACGCTCGGCCGGTCCGGGTCGACGGGCCAGGCGAGCGTGTCGTCGAGCGAGATCTCGTACGGCGTCACCTCACCCTCCCGCAGTCGGCACAGGTGCAGCACCGCGAAGTGGTGACCGTGCACGCCCCACGAGCGCTCGGTGACCACCTCGTCGCCCGCGCGGATCGTCACCTCGCACGGCGCCGACACCTCCACCCACACCGTGGCGTCGGTGCTGTCGACGTACCGCAGCATCGGGCCGACGAGGATCTCAGGGGACGGTGTCATGCGCTCCAGTGTGCACCCGTGCGGCGCGACGCCGCGCGGATCCGGCAGGGCGGTCGAGGTCGGGCGCCTCAATCCAGGTCCGGGTGTTCCGCGTACCGCCCGCCGGCGCCGGTCATACGGACTATCACGAGGACCATTCCGGCCAGCGGCACGAGTATGGCGGGAAGCAGCCACGGCGGCATCCCACCGCTCGCGGAGTGCGCGGCCACGATGATCCCGGCCTGCGCCACGGCCATGAGGAGCAGCCCGACGGCCGCGAGCAGCAGCAGGTCCTCGCGCATCAGCCTTTCGAACCGGCGGAACCGTGCCGGGGTGGCCGTCCACCACTGCCGGTTGGGCGCGCTGATCGCCGCCGGGGACCGGAACAGCACCCACGGCACCAGGGCCGCCGGGAGCGCCAGCACGGCGGTCGTGCCCACCATGACGGCCAGCGTGCCCGCCTTCGACGACCAACTGGTGGGCGGGCCGCCGAACTCGAACTGCGTCGGCACCCGGTCGGGCAGCGCCACGACCGCCCAGACCAGCACGCCGGCCCACAGCACCGCCGCGCCCGCGACGAGGAAGCCGATCCACGCGCTCGTGGGTTCGCGAGGCAGCCCGCGTGCCTCGTCCGCGACCTGGTAGGTGGTCATCCGTGCGCGCCGCTACCCGAGTAGGGCGCGGGGCCCGACGACGAGGACCCCCTCCGGCATCCTGTCCCGCAGTCCCCGATCGGCCGTGACCACCACCACCCGGCGAGGCCCGCCATCCAGCTCGGTGGCCAGCTCGGCGATCGCGTCGTCGCCGGACCCGGGGGCGCGATGCACGACGAACGGGCCGTCGTGCTCGGCCGCGCGGGCGGCGCCCTCGATCACGGCGTGCGCGCGGGCGACCCAGCCGAATCCCCGGGGTGACCCAGCCCCCGGCAGTTCGAGCGTGCGGGGCATGCCGGTACCCAGTTCGTCGAGCAGTCGGGCGGTGGCACCGGCCCGGTCCTTCCACCAACCGTCGGGGCGGGAGCCGAGCACGTTGGCCACGTCCACCACCAGTTCGACCGGCTCGGAGCGCAGTCCGTTGGCCCACGCGTGCGCGAACGCGGGCATGAGCGGCAGCTCGGCCACGCGGGTCTCGGGGACCCAGCGCAATTCGAGACTCTCGTTGTTGGGCACGGTCTCCAGCGCGCGCGGGGCATCCGCGATCACGGTGGTGTACGTCCACTCCACCGCGTCGGGCGATTCCTGGACCAGCGGCGGGATCGTGCGGGGGCGGGTGGACCCCTCGGGCGCCTCGTCGTGACGCTGGTCCGGCCGCATCCGCCGCATCATCTCGGCCACGTGCCGCATGTCCAGTCCGGGCCGGTGCCACACGGTGCCGGGCATGCGGGAGGTCACGACCTCGGCGCGCACCACCACGTCGGCGGGCCGGATCTCGGCCTCCTCCTCCGTCTCGCGCAACGCCGCCACCGGCGCGTCCTCGTAGGAGTCCCGCGCACCGCCCGGCAGCGCCCACGTGTCGCCGGAGGCGGTCCACACGGCGCGGTGTTGCAGCAACACCAGGGGGACGTCGGGATCGGACGGGTCGGCGGCGCGCAGCAGGAGTCCGGCGGCACCGAACCGACCCCACCGACGATCACCGGCGTCGGACACCACCCAGCCGTTGCCGTCACCCTCGCTCGCCGCCACCGGTCCTCCACCTCCCCTGGACCCGTCCACCCCCGGATCGGGCGGAACCTTGAGTCCTCGTCGACCAGTCTGCCCGACTCCGCGCCGCCACTTCACTAACCTGGGACACACTCCCGTCGGATCGTCGGCTCGACGGGCGGAGACCGGGGAGGTGAGCGAACTGATGCGCGCCCCAACCCTCTCGCGACGGCACACCCGCGGCCCCTCCGCTGACACGCCCGCGTCCGCCCCCGGCTCGGGAGGTGAGTCGGTCTCCCCCCTCCAACCCCGCCGGCCGGTCCGCCGCCGCGCCGCCCGCTTCTGGGAGGACGCCCTCACCACGCCGGGCCGGATGTCGGTGTTCGCACTGCTGGCGATCATCACCGTCCTGGCGGGCGGGGTCGTGGCGTCCTCGACCATCACCCAGCGTCAGAGCTACCACGAGACGCTGCTGGCCGAGGTGGAGCCCGTCGCCAACGCCTCGCAGACGCTGTACAGCTCCCTGACGATCGCGGACTCCGCGGCGAACACGGCGTTCATCACCGGCGGTATCGAGCCTGCGGAACTGCGCGAACGCTACCTCCAGGCGATCGCGACCTCGTCGTCGTCGATCATCGCCGCCTCCCAGGGCCTCGACCGCAGCGACACGGAGTCCATCGACCAGCTCGCCGAGATCAATGCGCAGCTGGCCACCTACACCGGCCTCGTGGAGACGGCGCGCACCAACAACCGCGTGGCCAATCCGGTCGGGTCGGCGTATCTGGCGTCGGCGTCGGCGCTGATGCAGGACACGATCCTGCCCGCCGCCGCGGACCTGTACGACCGGCAGTCCACGTCGGTGGGCCAGTCGGACCGGG from Dietzia sp. B32 includes:
- a CDS encoding alkaline phosphatase D family protein encodes the protein MTPSPEILVGPMLRYVDSTDATVWVEVSAPCEVTIRAGDEVVTERSWGVHGHHFAVLHLCRLREGEVTPYEISLDDTLAWPVDPDRPSVIRTPRADDTVRLAFGSCRRGESQTPVALREIGADALVALSHRMAHTPHDEWPDAMLLLGDQVYADIPSREISERLAERRRAGGGPQSVRDSAGAGGDRDVSDEICDFEEYSWLYHESWRDADVRWLLSTVPSCMILDDHDLRDDWNSSHAWRCEMTAQPWWRDRVIGAFGSYFVYQHLGNLAPDELEANEMYQSLRSAGSDAERETLLDHFAQSADSERGAVQWSFKRDFGRVRVVMLDVRASRHLDPQDRRVMDAGEWEWTRDACLDPDAEVDHLVIGSSLPAFMLPALHNVEGWNEAVARGRPGSRLTARVGERIRLAVDLEHWAAFRNSFDDLVGLLTEVAAGDHRPAPASILLLGGDVHCSYLEEVDLTAGRVADSPTRVHQLVMSPFRNPLQKTIRAVNRLSVREPVPALTRRLSRAVGVREPEVRWRVTDGLWFDNGVMTLVLRGRRASVQVDHATVEWPALGLGKVLTLVPGLAPDSWGRRRRRDGDSLERKPRQVLRRTLSKELTGEGLPSRGAAVRAEAAL
- a CDS encoding DUF1648 domain-containing protein, with amino-acid sequence MTTYQVADEARGLPREPTSAWIGFLVAGAAVLWAGVLVWAVVALPDRVPTQFEFGGPPTSWSSKAGTLAVMVGTTAVLALPAALVPWVLFRSPAAISAPNRQWWTATPARFRRFERLMREDLLLLAAVGLLLMAVAQAGIIVAAHSASGGMPPWLLPAILVPLAGMVLVIVRMTGAGGRYAEHPDLD
- a CDS encoding NUDIX domain-containing protein translates to MAASEGDGNGWVVSDAGDRRWGRFGAAGLLLRAADPSDPDVPLVLLQHRAVWTASGDTWALPGGARDSYEDAPVAALRETEEEAEIRPADVVVRAEVVTSRMPGTVWHRPGLDMRHVAEMMRRMRPDQRHDEAPEGSTRPRTIPPLVQESPDAVEWTYTTVIADAPRALETVPNNESLELRWVPETRVAELPLMPAFAHAWANGLRSEPVELVVDVANVLGSRPDGWWKDRAGATARLLDELGTGMPRTLELPGAGSPRGFGWVARAHAVIEGAARAAEHDGPFVVHRAPGSGDDAIAELATELDGGPRRVVVVTADRGLRDRMPEGVLVVGPRALLG